TTATTCGTAATTAATTGTTAAACAATTTCCTAAGAGAAACTGCTATATTATTAACAAGGTGAATTATCTTTTTTACGAGAAGGCAGAGTGGATTATAACTCAGGAGATACTATATATGATGTGAAATAACTAAGGACTGGTTAATAGGGAAACGACTGAGTTTGCATAAGCACTCACAAAATATCCTGTAACgtgattcgcaaaaaaaaaaaaaaaaaaaaaaatcctgtaGAGAGTTGCGTTATATAAAGGCAGAAGGGAACAGTATGGACCATTTCCGTTCTTTGGTGGCTTCTCTCCCCCTCCGGCTCTCTCTCATCTCATCCTCCTCCCTCTCCCCGACCGATTGACGACTCCTTTGACCTCTCGCGCTGTCCCCTCCCTCCTCCGCCACCGTCGCCGCACCAAGCTCCAGGCGCCCCCCCTCGACCCGCCGGCAGCTCCAGCTCCAGCGCCATGGCCAACAGCAACCTCCCGCGCCGGATCATCAAGGTGCGCGCCCTCCCTCGCGATCCGATCGCTCATCGCCCAGATCTGCCGCGGCCTCCCACCTCCTTGTGTAAATTTGCTTTTGCTTAATCTGCTCGCGCGCGGTGCCTAATCTGTTTCGCAATTTGGATCTGCGCAGGAGACGCAGCGGCTGCTCAGCGAACCAGGTTTGTTTGGAATTCTGGTGGGGCGGATTTCGGGGCGGGATTCCGGGTTGGTCTAGTATGTCGTTCTGATTCGTGTGTGTTGTGTTGGTTGGTTGCGTGCGTGCAGCGCCGGGGATCAGCGCGTCGCCGTCGGAGGAGAACATGCGCTACTTCAATGTCATGGTCCTTGGACCGGCGCAGTCTCCTTACGAAGGTAATATGCCTCTCTTCAGGAAACTTTTTCCCTTCCGTCGAGATATGTGTACCAGTAACCTGTGTGCTCGGTGTCATGTAACACGCTGGACTTCGATTGTGTAGTATTATGTCATTTTCGGCCGGTGATTATGGTTGTTGCGTTCATTGTTTATCAGTGTGTGCCTCTATGTGTCTGTAAAATTTGCTCCACATGTGTAAGTAAAGCAGCATAGATGGACAACCTGATCACCCGCCTGGGGGCGGTGCTCTTGTGCCACAGCAACTGTACTTGTGAACTTGCGTTGTCTGAAACTCTGAATAGTGAATAGACCAGTAATCCCACCGTCATGGTCATGTCCTGTTTCCGCTCCACCTTTTTCATCTGTCCAGGTGCTTGTCTTACTCTGTGCTTTTGGGATTCTATTTTGAGCTTGCACTTTGTATGTTAGTACACACCATAATTAGCTCAATATAATTATTGCTGATGGTTGTCGCATATGACTGCGTGAGCTCTAGTTAACCTGGTTTCTAGGTGTAGAGGCTTTTGCATTTATGCCTTCTGTTGGTGTATGTATGATGTGTGGCACAAGTTTTTGACCCTTTAATGCAAGAGCTATGACTGTCATATCACTCTTTCATGGAATCGTAGATACTTGCTTGCCTTCAGTTTTACAGTTATTCAAGTTACTCATATACTCCCTCTGATCGCAATTAATTAACAATTTGGCATCCAATACGGAGTAGTTTGTATGCAGGGCACCTGCGCAAGTAGATAATATACCATAATAAATGGTCGAAATAACACCTTGTTTCCGCATTGTTGAATAGTACCATTTGTCTCTCATCTTCATTATTTAAGCTTAGTTTACTTATCTTGGTAAACTATTGTTGAAGGCTACCTGCTTCTGTTAGATATTTTAGTTGGACatatttgtttttatttggtAGTCTAATGTTTCTCCTTCTGTGCTGGGCAGGTGGAGTTTTTAAGCTTGAACTTTTCTTACCCGAGGAATATCCGATGGCTGCTCCAAAAGTAATTTTTTGATCGAGAATACATGAATATTGGTATATTAAACTAATAGTCCGGTACTTGATATCTAGTATGATTTGCTTGTCTGGTAAACTCCTTCATGTTAATCTGGGTTATTTTCTAGTTGTAACTTCAAATAAGTAAGTTCAGAATCTATCAGAGGCTCAGAGCAATCTTATCTAGTACTATGATATTTCATTCATTCTGTCTCTGTTGTACAATCAGTCACGTGGTTAGATCAATTTATTTCTGTTGCAGTAAAACTATGTCACAAAGCTATTCCAATAGGCAATAGCCATAATTACACAGTGAAGTAGTTTTAATGTTATCCCACTGGGTGAATCCTTCATTGTTCAAGCTTGTTTCATATCTGTATGTTACATTTCACTTTAGGTGGTGCTCATGTTTGTTCTTGGCATGTTTACTTGATGTGCACTTGTCATATCCATACTACGTGTCTCTCTATTCACTTCACTAATCATCTTCAGCATTTAACTTATTTGGAGTGTTATATTGAAGTGTCTTGACATCATAATATAATATGTAACATCTCAGACTAAGCTATTGTCATCATGTTAAATAAGAGTAGCTGAATATTGAGCTGTCAACTCCTTTCTTTAGATTGCTATAGACTTATAGTCTCTTGGACATCAACATGGTTTTGGCTGTCAACTCTTCTTTAGATTGCTAGTCTCGTGGATATCATTGTGGTGGTTTGAGGTCTAGTGTATAATTTAAATAGTTATGCTATTCTATTTTCTGTCTGTACCTGTTTATATGTTTATATGAGCCTTTCTGATGGGAGATTATGCTGTGGCTATTTCAGGTTAGGTTTCTCACAAAAATATACCATCCCAACATTGACAAGGTAAGGCAACTATTTTTCTTGCTGGAACTTCTTTTTAAAACATGTATCTTGTTTCTGATGGGCTTGCATTACATTGCAGCTCGGTAGAATATGCCTTGACATCCTCAAGGACAAATGGAGTCCAGCCCTTCAAATACGCACTGTTCTTTTGAGGTTACCGCTCCTGACCTCCATTGCATCAATACCATGAGTTGCATTTTCATGATAGTATCATATTACCGTATTTCCATTTTTTTCTTTTAACCTGTGATGTCTATTATGTTATTCTGCTACTTCACTGCATCTTGACAATATTTGGGATTTGGGGTGCAGCATTCAGGCACTGCTGAGCGCTCCAAACCCAGATGACCCTCTCTCAGAAAATGTTGCAAAACACTGGAAATCCAATGAAGCTGAAGCTGTTGAGACAGGTAGTTGACATGATAAACCCACATGTTAACACTTGGTATTTTGCACCACTTATGTTTCTCTAACATGGCATTCCTGTGCTTTGCAGCGAAAGAGTGGACTCGCGTGTATGCCAGTGGTGCATGACAAGCTAACGCTGGTTATGGATGTAATAACACCATGTCATAGTCGGGTCTAACTGAAAACCATTTGCTTGATAAGAACAAACTTGAAACTGTATTGTGATGGAAGTAAGTGTCCATAGCGATAACGGTTCAAGTTACCGGTTGTATTTGTGGTGCATGTTCTTGCACCTGTCACTGCTGTGCCACTCTAGCCAAATCTGTTGCTGCTTATAGAACATGctgtgtttcctcttgatcttcaattatTTATCAGTTAACTCGTCCGCTAAGATCCTATGTTAACTGTTCAAAAGATGGCGGCTCTGGTTCTCAGTTTGTGTTCTTCCCTAGAGAATGGTCCTGATAAATTGCATTTTCTTCAGTTGctgtgtttcctcttgatcttcaattatTTATCATTATTTATCAGTTAACTCGTCGTAAGGTCCTGTATAAAATGTTCAAACCATGGTGTCTGTTTCTCAGTTTGTGTTCTTCCCTAGAGAACTCTCCTGATAAATTGCATTTTATTCAGTTTTTGTCTTACTGTTACATAGGGAGTGCTCAAAAAGGGTTGGACGGTTTTGAGTCCAACACGTTTTGAACACCCTATTGGTATCTGTCAACTTCTGAATTTCTGTCAGTTGGTTTAGCCACAGTTTGGCTGGTGATTTCAAAATACCTTTTTTTTTTCAGTTTATGGATTAACAGTAGAGTGGTTATTTGAAGACCAAACATTTCTAGGCGATTGTACTGCAACTACTCCGTCCGTCCCACTAAAAGTGTTTCAACTTTGTTAAAAATTGGATGTATTGACCTACTAGATGGTGTCTAGATACATATAAATTTTGACAAAGTTGAGATATTCTTGGTGGGATGGAGGAAGTAATAATTATTCTCCCTACTAAGATGATTGGACCAGATGACTGGTGACATGTACTGTCTTGCTGTttggacagagatttggtgcacatgagtatCAATGCTCCTGtttttttaaaaataataataaaatcatatttttgagttttaaaaaattctgaaaataaATCTGTATATAGTCAATATTGTATTTCACAAAcgcgtaaaatattgacttcaaatactttatattttgatctacacaaaaataacaaaaatgtagatctgagtagtcattttcaaatctccCAAATATatcagattttgttattttttctaGACAAAATAAAACGAATTTCGGGTTAAAATTTTGCGTGATTATGAAATATATCATTGACAATCTCAAaatatttttttcagattttttagtaactttaaaaAATatcttttaatttttttaaatgacGAGAGCTCTGAATATCAAGAGGCACACTTTCCGCTTGCTGTTTGGGTTACATACGACGGCCATTGTGGGAAACGGGAAAGGAGTGATCAGGCCATCAAGGAAGGGCAGTGGGCACGAATAACATGACAGGCGAATAGAAAACTTTTTTTTTACGAGGATACGGGCATTAAAAGAAAGAGCGAACAATACAAAACACCTTAAGAAAAACGAAAATTACAACGTGATCCTTGAGAAgctcttcatcttcaacctctagaCCGTGTCAATGGAACTTGACATACTTACTGCTTACTAAAAACAGTTAGTACATCGTTCAATAGAAAAGGCAAACTAGAGGGCTCATCGACCCAAGTACAAGATCCATTCAAACATTCGTTGAAAATTGTTGTACTAGCCGTACTCCTCCATCCAACAAAGTTTAGATTGCTACTTCGCAATCGGACTGCAAAATAATTTTGCAATGTCCTATCTGGCTCAGTCCATCACTTATTAACATATACTTCTGCCATTCGTAGCATTAATGGAGTTTTAAATCCTATCGATTATCGCCTCCATAAATCCTCCATTACCATCAAGGTTCACAACACCTGTAACACCTTCTTTGGTGTCTGGATTAAACGAATTGAAAACTTTTGTTTTAAAACAGGTGAATTGAGATGAAGTTGTGGAAGGGTCAGGAGCGACTGGGGTGGTCGCGCAGCAGCAGGCCCCGAATCGGCCGTGTCAGGGCCTCAGGGCTCTCAGCTCTGCTGTGCATATTTGGATGAGATTGGGCAGGCCGGCTGGCCTTTCTGGGATTGCACAGCCGATTTATTTGTCCAAAACGAAACTAAGAAGCAAAACAGCTCATCGCGCcctgccgccgcctcctccggctTCGAACCAAATCCGACTCGATTTCCCTCGGCACCCATAAAACAACACCGTGCTCACCACCACAGAGGCAAACCCAAAACAAGATTTGCACTTCCGCCGATAACAATGACGAGCGGATTACGTTCAGGAATCGCCGCCTCCCCGCCGGCCATACCGGAACTGAACACCTCCGAACCCCTCCCGCCCTCGATCCTCCTCGAGGCAAGGCTCTACTTCGCCGACCGGAAGAACCCTACCACGGCGACCGCCAGCACAGGCGAAGGCCACGACATCCAGGTCTCGATCTGCCTCGCCGCCCCGCCGGCCCTCTCCTACGTCTGCATCCACTGCCCCGGCTACCCGGAGGCCGCCTTCTCCGACGAGCCACGCGTGGTCTGCTCGGAGAAGCAGTTCCTCCTCCTGCATCTCCCGCTCTGGGACATCCGGTACGAGAAACGGCTCGACGAGTACTACGTGTATCACGCCATTCCGGGGAAACCCGAGCTCTTCCGGATTCCAGACCTGCGTCCTAGCCGCCCTAGCATTTTTCGCACGGTAGATGATTTTTTCGGCATACACTGCGCTGACGACGGGGGGTTCGTCCTGGCCGGGCTGACATACACCGGGGTGGGGCATGAGCTCTACGCCTACTCATCGGCGCTCAAAGCTTGGACCGTGACGCCTGCTTACCTGGAGAGGCTGCTGACCCAGGACTATATGCCTGTCCGGGCGCACAAGGTGATCTCGTTCGGAGGAGGCCTGCTGGGCTGGGTCGACCTCTGGAGGGGCATTCTGGTATGCGACGTGCTCTGCCGGGATCCCCATCCCCACATTAGGCTGGGGTACATCCCGCTTCCTTCCACTGCGACCACGTACCACCATATATGCCCATGGGTCATTAGAGATGCCTCTTGGGTCAACGGATCGCTCAAGTTCGTCGAGATCGAGCACCTTTCGGAGCCGGCTGCGGTTGGCGACGAACCCTACTTTGTGAGTCCGCTCGACGATTTGGAACGGGGGCCACTCAAGTTTGTCGACTGGACCGCCACCGTATGGGATCTCGTGCTTTCTGAAcgctgttggtgcaaggggtttgAGGTTCATGGTAATGACATATTGGCTGAGGACTGCACCGTTGGAGTCTCAACGGTCAGGAACTTGTTGCCAGCTTTCCCTACCCTTAGCATCTGCGGCGATGATGTTCTCCACATGAGCTCCTCCGGGAGGCTGGACGTCGACAAGACGCATATGTTCTCTGTTGACATGAGTAAAAGTACACTCAAGGCATTGACACCGTGTCCTCCTGTTCAAGCGGATGACAAGTGCCCCTACTTCCCCTGTGTGCTCTCGCATTATCTGAGCAACACTCCAGCTTTGCCCTAGGTTAGACAAGCTGAGAATGTGAAAGAAGGTTTGATCCTGATTGTACAACCAAGCAATTTGGAAAACGTAACTGAAAATGAAAGCCCAAGGTTTTGTGCTCAAGAAGTAATCAGTGAGCCAAATCGAGCCTCAGGATGGTGGGCCAAACTTTGATCTTTCATCACACAACATGTTAGAATTTTCAATTAGTTATAAAACTAAAGTAGGCAATCAATCCTAATCGATTAATATGTGTTACTCCCTCTGTTCGATAATATAAGATCTTTTAGATATTCTAAAATAGATAAGATACAGAAAAAGATAAGTAAACCTACACATTAAAACACAACTAGGTACATGCATTCATGAAAAAAAGCTAAAAAAAACTTACATTAGTAAACGGTAGTGAACGGAGGGCTGCATATATGTTGTAGACTCGTGCATTGTAGCTTCTATCAAAACATTTTAAGATattcacatatgcaacatagcaCAATGACACATCGATCGCGTGCGCGTATATACACACATATGCAAAGTTTACGATATATCCGAGACGTAAAACTTATTTTGCATGAAAATGCATTTTTGTCATCCTTTTGTGCTTCTAGTTACAATTGGAACAAATTTGGTTCAACAAAAAAGGGACAACTATTAGATAAAAAATACTGACATTACAACATAGAAATATAACTACTAGCATTGGTATATTTGTGATATTGACGTTCTGTGATGCTTGGTCCGACGTTGTCAAGGAGCTTGGGAGTTTCTCTAGGTCTCCATGGACGATGGATTTTGGTTCTCGTCGATGTCTTTAGCGTGACTTAATGGATATCTCTACAACGACAATGAAATCTTCTCACCAACCTATTTTTTTATCCTTTACCAATAATATAGTTGGCCTGGTCTGGTGATGCTATTATAGTTGTGTGCCTAGATCGTAGTCACTACCAGAAAAAACGTGGCTGCCGTGAGGGGCGCAAGTTTGCCTGGTGTAAAAAGGTCCGAATCTCCGAAAGGTCCAACACATGGCAAAGACTGCAAAAAAACACAGCAAACAATCGAAAATTTTAAACATCAAGAAAAACAAAGATTCGGTCACGACAAGCGCTTGGGACACTTGGCCACCACAGCTACGATTGACGACACCATTACAGCGACATGTCTTTGGCGAGTTTCCGTCACTCGGCAAAGATTGAAGCCACATCACCCTAGCTTTTCCCTCTCGTGCAATTGAAGTTTCCCACCCTTTTCCTCCCCTCTTTACCGAATGTTTTTCAAATATACTTGGTAAACAACTCTCCGCCAAATGTTTTTCAAATACACTCGGCAACCAATGCTTTCGTCCTTATTTTCCCATCGTTCCGTTCCCAACTTTGTTACCTGCCATCTTTCAGCCTCATGTCCCTACATATAGTCATATCTTAGACACAGAATTTGCAACCCACTTCGCTTTGTTCTTTCTCCCCCTCCAGTCTGTGTCAAACATGGGCTGCGGCCACTTCCTCCGGGATGAACACGAAGAGCATTCCTACGGGGCAACTTGAAGGTGCAGGTATTGTATAAATCATAGCAACGATGTACAAGACCTGCACCTTCAAGGTGTTCGAGCGAAAACGCCCATGCATGAATATTTGACATGGCCATGTATAGTCGGAGTTTCTTTGTCAGCAACATCGCTAGGAAACACTAGGGTAGCTCCTGGGCGTGACTAGGGGTGGAAACAAGTAGTGGATAATCCATATTATCCAATTTGAAAATAGAAGTGATAATATCTGAATATGAACATCTGTGGAAATGGATATGGTAAAAATCCGGATACATTTTGCAACAACAAATACAAATGTGGTATTGAATTTTGATGAAAATATAAATATTAAAATGGATATATCTGTATCCGAATAAGATTATGTTAGCCAAATTTAGTAATTTGACCCCAATATGCCAATTATCTAACCTAAAGAAACTAACAGATCCGATCGAATGTTCTTTTATGTGACTGAACTTGAAACTACTATGCATTATACCGGTATAATTATCTATCTACCATTTTGTAGTTGGATCATTATAAGACACGAGTctattctattttttttattcGTATGCGCTCCGAATTGAGAAAACATCCGATCCGTATTAGCATTTGAGTAACATCCTCTCCGAATTCGGTAACATCCGTATTTGCATCCGTATTCGTTTTGGAAATATGAAAAAAAGATATGAAAATGGCACTATCTGATCCGCATCCGATCCATTTTCACCGCTAGGTGTGACCTACTTACTCCGGGAAGAACAAGAAGAGCTCTTTGTTGagtgtatttttttttttgccttgaCACTATTATATTAAAAAATGAAACTACTAACattacaacatgaaatataaccTGTAGTGTCGGTATAATTGTAAAACTAACGTGCGGTAATGCTTGGTCCGATGTTCTCGAGGAGCTTGGGGGTTTCTCGACCATCTTCATGGATGATGGATTGGTTTTTATCGATGTCTTTAGCGTGGctcaatggaaatcgccaacgagATGTCATGTTGTCAACAACCCCTTGTTTAGCCTCTGCGAACAAGTTTGTCAGCACGATCTGGCAATGTTATTATGGTTGTCTACCTTGATCGTAGTAGGTTGGTGCCGTCGTTGATATATGCTTGGACGGTTGGACCGACTGCCAATTCTGTGGCACACGTAAAAGTCTACTATCGTGGCGTTTCAATGAGGTTTGGTCTCTACACGTTTTATAGGTACTTTAGTTGCTAAATTTCTAGATATTGTGGATTATTAGCAAGATCTACTGTGGTGGACTGGTGGTGGCGAGTCTGGCGGCAGGGATTTTGAATCTTATGGATATTGCTGCTTGTTTTCCTTTATTTAAGGATTTCTCTGTTCT
This Lolium perenne isolate Kyuss_39 chromosome 1, Kyuss_2.0, whole genome shotgun sequence DNA region includes the following protein-coding sequences:
- the LOC127327544 gene encoding ubiquitin-conjugating enzyme E2 36; amino-acid sequence: MANSNLPRRIIKETQRLLSEPAPGISASPSEENMRYFNVMVLGPAQSPYEGGVFKLELFLPEEYPMAAPKVRFLTKIYHPNIDKLGRICLDILKDKWSPALQIRTVLLSIQALLSAPNPDDPLSENVAKHWKSNEAEAVETAKEWTRVYASGA